Proteins encoded by one window of Pseudomonas coleopterorum:
- the gspM gene encoding type II secretion system protein GspM, whose amino-acid sequence MRREFTPRERRGAAWIALAAVLWLAWYLLVQSWFLDPLAAIEEQADTLRQQQQRYAGVLAERDDLQQRLQAARRDPSSRSSLLPGTDPSAVAADLMQRSLDLVKAHADQGPGCQVTQRMPITPEQDTAEPYRQVKVSLTLECALEPLTRLLRDLEYGQPFLFVDNLSVRRTSTAPSVGGAGRLRVHLLLRGYLQPAPVTLAKEPAT is encoded by the coding sequence ATGCGCCGTGAATTCACACCACGCGAACGCCGCGGCGCCGCCTGGATAGCCCTTGCCGCGGTGCTGTGGCTGGCCTGGTACCTGTTGGTACAGAGCTGGTTCCTGGACCCCTTGGCCGCGATCGAAGAACAGGCCGATACCTTGCGCCAGCAGCAACAGCGCTACGCCGGCGTGCTGGCCGAGCGCGATGACCTGCAACAGCGCCTGCAGGCCGCGCGGCGCGATCCGTCCAGCCGCAGCAGCCTGCTGCCGGGCACCGACCCCAGCGCCGTGGCCGCCGACCTGATGCAACGCAGCCTCGACCTGGTCAAGGCCCATGCCGACCAAGGCCCGGGCTGCCAGGTGACACAGCGCATGCCCATCACCCCGGAGCAGGACACGGCCGAGCCGTACCGCCAGGTCAAAGTCAGCCTCACCCTGGAGTGCGCGCTGGAACCCCTGACCCGGCTGTTGCGGGATCTGGAGTACGGCCAGCCCTTCCTGTTCGTCGACAACCTGAGCGTTCGCCGCACCAGCACGGCGCCCTCGGTCGGCGGCGCGGGGCGTCTGCGCGTGCACCTGCTGCTGCGCGGCTATCTGCAACCGGCGCCGGTAACCCTGGCCAAGGAGCCTGCGACATGA
- a CDS encoding type II secretion system protein GspK, translated as MRRQRGVALLLVLWVLALLSALLAGLVGWVHLQNRQALWQRQHTQALLAAEAGVGMAVVAQLQRDPQRHWLADGQAHALSFNGAQLAVSLRSEQGKLDLNAGSAEQIARLLQAAGASAEQARQLARALEERRGDGHAPLRMLEELRAIPGMDQSLYRRAAPYLTLWSGLPSPEPRLAAPWLRRALDLPQGGPMGEDAGPIVTIRSQATLPGGYTTTLRVTLLLNPSKEGARPYRVLRWQE; from the coding sequence ATGCGTCGTCAGCGCGGCGTGGCACTGCTGCTGGTGCTATGGGTGCTGGCATTGCTCAGCGCTCTGCTGGCCGGCCTGGTGGGCTGGGTGCACCTGCAGAACCGCCAGGCGCTGTGGCAACGCCAGCATACCCAGGCGTTGCTGGCCGCCGAAGCGGGTGTGGGCATGGCGGTGGTGGCGCAACTGCAGCGCGATCCGCAACGGCACTGGCTGGCCGATGGGCAAGCCCACGCCTTGAGCTTCAACGGTGCGCAACTGGCGGTCAGCCTGCGCAGCGAGCAAGGCAAGCTGGACCTCAACGCCGGTTCCGCCGAACAGATCGCACGGCTGTTGCAGGCCGCCGGCGCCAGCGCCGAGCAGGCGCGTCAGCTGGCCCGAGCGCTGGAAGAGCGCCGGGGCGATGGCCATGCACCGTTGCGCATGCTCGAAGAACTGCGCGCGATACCGGGCATGGACCAGTCGCTGTACCGGCGCGCTGCGCCCTACCTGACCCTGTGGAGCGGCCTGCCGAGCCCCGAACCACGCCTGGCGGCGCCATGGCTGCGCCGCGCACTGGACCTGCCACAGGGCGGGCCGATGGGCGAAGACGCCGGGCCCATCGTCACGATCCGCAGCCAGGCGACGCTGCCGGGTGGTTACACCACGACGCTGCGCGTCACCCTGTTACTCAACCCATCGAAGGAGGGGGCACGACCTTACCGGGTCCTGCGCTGGCAAGAATGA
- a CDS encoding prepilin-type N-terminal cleavage/methylation domain-containing protein, with amino-acid sequence MKARSHGFTLLEVLVVLSLLGVLLSLIAGAILGANRAMAKAERYSMALDEVRAGQNFLRTALGQALPLAAGAGQSALEGQPAEAIFEGDGQHVRFYAPLSPSLGGGVYRHSLELAGQRLQLTLARLQGQTLQPHGEPQVLLHRVQTLQLSYRGLTPQGQPTGWLDHWPWPSRLPRGVRIDVRLAGPVPWPLQSVNLRLDLSGEAGAL; translated from the coding sequence ATGAAAGCGCGCAGCCATGGTTTCACCCTGCTCGAAGTGCTGGTGGTATTGAGCCTGCTGGGCGTGCTGCTGAGCCTGATCGCAGGCGCCATCCTGGGCGCCAACCGCGCCATGGCCAAGGCCGAGCGCTACAGCATGGCCCTGGACGAAGTACGTGCCGGCCAGAACTTTCTGCGCACGGCGCTGGGGCAGGCCCTGCCACTGGCGGCGGGTGCCGGGCAGAGCGCGCTGGAAGGGCAGCCCGCCGAGGCGATTTTCGAAGGCGACGGACAGCACGTGCGTTTCTATGCACCGCTGTCGCCCAGCCTGGGAGGCGGCGTGTATCGCCACAGTCTGGAACTGGCGGGCCAGCGCTTGCAACTCACGCTGGCACGGTTGCAAGGGCAGACCTTGCAACCCCACGGCGAGCCACAGGTGTTGCTCCATCGGGTGCAGACGCTGCAGTTGAGCTATCGCGGCCTGACGCCGCAAGGCCAGCCCACCGGCTGGCTGGACCACTGGCCATGGCCCAGCCGCTTGCCGCGCGGGGTACGCATCGATGTCCGGTTGGCAGGGCCAGTGCCTTGGCCGCTGCAAAGCGTGAACCTGCGTCTGGACCTGTCCGGCGAGGCTGGTGCGCTGTGA
- a CDS encoding TetR/AcrR family transcriptional regulator produces MTDSTPDIAPRTRRAPKGEKRREELLDAALQLFSLEGYSGASIARIADRVGISVAGVLHHFPNKVALLMGVLARRDEVNQKISDALQSELTLSSFLGGLQQINRSNATAPGVIRAFSMLNAESLVDSHPGWEWFQSRYAAIHGRMRTRLDHLVAIGEVRGDVDLDALIHQLLAMMDGLQLQWLRFPETVDLVERFDSYIAQVERDIRAPSA; encoded by the coding sequence ATGACCGACAGTACCCCCGACATCGCCCCCCGCACTCGCCGCGCGCCCAAAGGCGAGAAGCGCCGCGAGGAATTGCTCGATGCGGCGTTGCAGCTGTTTTCCCTGGAAGGCTACAGCGGTGCGTCGATCGCCCGGATCGCCGACCGGGTGGGGATCTCGGTGGCCGGCGTGCTGCACCACTTTCCCAACAAGGTTGCATTGCTGATGGGTGTGCTGGCGCGCCGGGACGAGGTCAATCAGAAGATCAGCGACGCCTTGCAGAGCGAGCTGACGCTGAGCAGTTTTCTGGGAGGTCTGCAGCAGATCAACCGTTCCAACGCGACCGCGCCGGGTGTGATCCGCGCCTTCAGCATGCTCAATGCCGAAAGCCTGGTGGACAGTCATCCGGGCTGGGAGTGGTTCCAGTCACGCTATGCGGCTATCCACGGGCGTATGCGCACGCGCCTCGATCATCTGGTGGCCATTGGCGAAGTGCGTGGGGATGTGGACCTGGATGCGCTGATTCACCAGTTGCTGGCGATGATGGATGGCTTGCAGTTGCAGTGGCTGCGGTTTCCGGAGACTGTCGATCTGGTGGAGCGGTTCGACAGTTATATAGCTCAGGTAGAACGTGATATCCGAGCCCCCTCGGCCTGA
- a CDS encoding beta-glucosidase, translating to MLNRKTLGAHSALALLSLAVGHANASTTISPKQLAANELRADKAAERTLAKMTQEEKLAYIGGIGGWDVKPLTQYGVPQIHGADGGAGIRYTSEGNDPGVVYPSGPNLAATFNPQRAIDFGRALGYDTATGGYQFVTGPGMNLYRMPWSGRAFEYLSGEDPFLGASLAPAVVNGIQQRGVWAEAKHYAGNDQETNRFILDQTMPERVLRELTLPAFESSVKNSTVAMMMCSFQKVNGEYACESKHLIADILKKEWRYKGLVQSDYNAVVHGLPAAQAGTDLDMMGGQMNSTVLKPYLDSGELDMATIDDKVRRILKNIYLYKFDKIDPQTTHDMNSAASNKVALNIAREGIVLLKNQNDVLPLDKAKVKRIAVVGNLAKYAPPTGFGSAHVDATHYISELSGLQQMAPNAKVEFLDSLSLDPAASQWTTTDSKGNTVKGMKTEFFTNANWSGDPSATRIDSHVDMDWSTDDIPSNGDTANTSIRWTGQVTPTISGEQVFKVRADGAVRVWVDGKKIIDNGDGENITNKSIPPTIPESGKITLEAGKTYDVKLEYSRRDGYLSTMGGLVGVQMAWASLAAPQDLSQYDAVVVAVGNSSEYEGEGFDHSFDLPEYQNELIQNIAKVNPRTLVAMHGGTALKMSDWIDQVPAALHAFYPGQNGGQALAEILFGKVNPSGKLPISIERNIEDNPLYADFPNFDNTRTLKDLSYKNDLTMLGYRGYDKTGTKPLFAFGHGLSYTQFTYNNISVTPGVAVGNTPIKVSFDLTNSGQRAGAEVAELYVGQQHPKVERAVKELKGYKKVFLRPGETRRVTIELNDRSLAYFDEKSKQWVVDADTFDISLGAASDDIRLKGRLVNPFRQELSTTTSNPLPRSALKSTKVSQSHDNTGGVFEQTESENESSGNSEYENAAY from the coding sequence ATGCTAAATCGGAAAACCTTGGGTGCTCATTCGGCCCTGGCCCTGCTGAGCCTGGCCGTCGGCCATGCCAATGCATCGACGACCATCAGTCCGAAACAACTCGCCGCCAATGAGCTGCGCGCCGACAAGGCCGCCGAACGAACCCTGGCCAAGATGACCCAGGAAGAAAAACTGGCCTACATCGGCGGTATCGGCGGTTGGGACGTCAAGCCACTGACCCAGTACGGCGTGCCGCAGATCCACGGTGCCGACGGCGGTGCAGGCATTCGCTACACCAGCGAAGGCAACGATCCGGGCGTGGTCTACCCTTCGGGACCGAACCTGGCAGCGACCTTCAACCCGCAGCGCGCCATCGACTTCGGTCGCGCCCTGGGCTACGACACCGCCACCGGCGGCTACCAGTTCGTCACCGGCCCGGGCATGAACCTCTATCGCATGCCGTGGAGTGGTCGTGCCTTCGAATACCTCTCCGGTGAAGACCCGTTCCTGGGCGCGAGCCTGGCTCCGGCGGTGGTCAACGGTATCCAGCAACGTGGCGTGTGGGCCGAAGCCAAGCACTACGCAGGCAACGACCAGGAGACCAACCGTTTCATCCTCGACCAGACGATGCCCGAGCGCGTGCTGCGCGAGCTGACGCTGCCGGCGTTCGAGTCCTCGGTGAAGAACAGCACCGTGGCCATGATGATGTGCTCGTTCCAGAAGGTGAACGGCGAGTACGCCTGTGAAAGCAAGCACCTGATCGCCGATATCCTGAAGAAGGAATGGCGCTACAAGGGGCTGGTGCAGAGCGACTACAACGCCGTGGTGCACGGCCTGCCTGCGGCCCAGGCCGGTACCGACCTCGACATGATGGGCGGCCAGATGAACAGCACGGTGCTCAAGCCGTACCTGGACAGCGGCGAGCTGGACATGGCGACCATCGACGACAAGGTCCGCCGCATCCTCAAGAATATCTACCTGTACAAGTTCGACAAGATCGACCCGCAGACCACCCACGACATGAACAGCGCTGCCAGCAACAAGGTCGCACTGAACATCGCCCGCGAAGGCATCGTGCTGCTCAAGAACCAGAACGACGTATTGCCGCTGGACAAGGCGAAGGTCAAGCGCATCGCCGTGGTCGGCAACCTGGCCAAGTACGCGCCGCCTACCGGTTTCGGCAGCGCCCACGTCGACGCCACGCACTACATCAGCGAGCTCAGCGGCCTGCAGCAGATGGCGCCGAACGCCAAGGTCGAGTTCCTCGACAGCCTGTCCCTGGATCCGGCAGCGTCGCAATGGACCACCACCGACAGCAAGGGCAATACGGTCAAGGGCATGAAGACCGAGTTCTTCACCAACGCCAACTGGTCCGGCGACCCTTCGGCCACCCGTATCGACAGTCACGTCGACATGGACTGGTCCACCGACGATATTCCCAGCAACGGCGACACGGCCAACACCTCGATCCGCTGGACTGGCCAGGTCACCCCGACCATCAGCGGCGAGCAAGTGTTCAAGGTCCGCGCCGACGGTGCGGTGCGCGTGTGGGTCGACGGCAAGAAGATCATCGACAACGGCGACGGTGAAAACATCACCAACAAGAGCATTCCGCCGACCATTCCCGAGTCCGGCAAGATCACCCTGGAAGCCGGCAAGACCTACGACGTGAAGCTCGAGTATTCGCGCCGCGATGGCTACCTCTCGACCATGGGCGGCCTGGTGGGCGTGCAGATGGCCTGGGCCTCGCTGGCCGCGCCGCAAGACCTGTCCCAGTACGATGCCGTGGTGGTTGCCGTCGGCAACAGCAGCGAATACGAAGGCGAAGGGTTCGACCACAGCTTCGACCTGCCCGAGTATCAGAACGAGCTGATCCAGAACATCGCCAAGGTCAACCCGCGCACGCTGGTGGCGATGCACGGCGGTACCGCACTGAAGATGAGCGACTGGATCGACCAGGTCCCGGCCGCGCTGCATGCCTTCTACCCAGGCCAGAACGGCGGCCAGGCCCTGGCCGAGATTCTGTTCGGCAAGGTCAACCCATCGGGCAAACTGCCGATCAGCATCGAGCGCAACATCGAAGACAACCCGCTGTACGCGGATTTCCCGAACTTCGACAACACCCGCACGCTCAAGGACCTGAGCTACAAGAACGATCTGACCATGCTCGGTTACCGTGGTTACGACAAGACCGGGACCAAGCCGCTGTTCGCCTTCGGCCATGGCCTGTCGTACACCCAGTTCACCTACAACAACATCTCGGTGACCCCGGGTGTGGCGGTAGGCAACACGCCGATCAAGGTCTCCTTCGACCTGACCAACAGCGGCCAACGCGCCGGTGCCGAAGTGGCCGAGCTATACGTCGGTCAGCAGCATCCGAAGGTGGAGCGCGCCGTCAAGGAGCTCAAGGGCTACAAGAAGGTCTTCCTGCGGCCGGGTGAAACCCGTCGTGTCACCATCGAGCTCAACGATCGCTCGCTGGCGTACTTCGACGAGAAGAGCAAGCAGTGGGTCGTCGATGCCGACACCTTCGATATCAGCCTGGGTGCAGCGTCCGATGACATTCGTCTGAAGGGCCGCTTGGTCAATCCGTTCCGTCAGGAACTGTCGACCACCACCAGCAACCCACTGCCACGTTCGGCGTTGAAGTCGACCAAGGTATCCCAGTCGCACGACAACACCGGCGGTGTGTTCGAGCAAACCGAGAGCGAGAACGAATCGAGCGGAAACAGCGAGTACGAAAACGCCGCTTACTAA
- a CDS encoding prepilin-type N-terminal cleavage/methylation domain-containing protein produces the protein MIGQRGFTLLEMLAALLILALCSTVLVLAFGNSARALQQAQRSDELSLAARSILDEASAGQLQAGSTEGRWSGLPWRLAISALPAGEAPVDVWRLDLRVGQGARQAEYSTLQVRSRASGANR, from the coding sequence TTGATCGGCCAGCGCGGTTTCACCCTGCTGGAAATGCTCGCGGCGCTGCTGATACTGGCGCTGTGCAGCACGGTGCTGGTGTTGGCTTTCGGCAACAGCGCCCGCGCCCTGCAGCAGGCCCAGCGCAGCGATGAGCTGAGCCTGGCGGCGCGCTCGATTCTTGACGAAGCCAGCGCGGGCCAATTGCAGGCAGGCAGCACCGAAGGGCGCTGGAGTGGCCTGCCTTGGCGGCTGGCCATCAGCGCCCTGCCCGCCGGTGAGGCGCCGGTAGACGTCTGGCGCCTGGATCTACGGGTCGGTCAGGGTGCCCGTCAGGCTGAATACAGCACGCTGCAGGTGCGCAGCCGCGCCAGTGGCGCCAATCGATGA
- a CDS encoding GspH/FimT family pseudopilin, whose protein sequence is MNRPRSHRGFTLFELLVVIVLIGIAIGLVGFGVGRGLHAASERRALSEVVQSLRAARVQAIVTGQPARTRFDLNAGRFQGPREPVRQLPGDMHVQLQTADGLGPAFEFYPDGGASGGHLLLARDDKRWRVDINWLTGNVQLRSLN, encoded by the coding sequence ATGAACCGCCCGCGCAGCCACCGTGGTTTCACCCTGTTCGAACTGCTGGTGGTGATCGTGCTGATCGGCATCGCCATCGGCCTGGTCGGCTTCGGCGTCGGCCGTGGCCTGCACGCGGCCAGCGAGCGACGCGCGCTGAGTGAAGTGGTGCAGTCGCTGCGGGCCGCCAGGGTGCAGGCCATCGTCACCGGCCAGCCGGCGCGGACCCGCTTCGACCTGAACGCCGGGCGCTTCCAGGGGCCGCGCGAGCCGGTCCGGCAATTGCCCGGTGACATGCACGTGCAGTTGCAGACTGCCGACGGGCTGGGGCCGGCCTTCGAGTTCTACCCCGATGGCGGCGCCAGCGGTGGGCACCTGCTGCTGGCACGCGATGACAAACGCTGGCGCGTGGACATCAATTGGCTGACCGGCAACGTTCAGTTGCGCAGCCTCAATTGA
- the gspG gene encoding type II secretion system major pseudopilin GspG has protein sequence MSRFNSARGTRQGGFTLLEMLAVIVLLGIVATIVVRQVGGNVDKGKYGAGKAQLASLGMKIESYGLDVGSPPANLQQLVSKPANAVGWAGPYAKPSDLKDPFGHPFAYRYPGEHGSFDLIFLGQDGQPGGDGYKADIGNWQ, from the coding sequence ATGTCCCGATTCAACTCTGCCCGCGGCACCCGCCAGGGCGGTTTCACCCTGTTGGAAATGCTCGCGGTGATCGTCCTGCTGGGCATCGTCGCCACCATCGTGGTGCGCCAGGTCGGCGGCAATGTCGACAAGGGCAAGTACGGTGCCGGCAAGGCCCAGCTCGCCAGCCTGGGAATGAAAATCGAGAGCTACGGCCTGGACGTCGGCTCGCCGCCGGCGAATCTGCAGCAGTTGGTGAGCAAGCCGGCCAACGCCGTCGGCTGGGCCGGCCCCTATGCCAAGCCGTCGGACCTCAAGGATCCATTCGGCCACCCCTTCGCCTACCGCTACCCCGGCGAGCATGGCAGCTTCGACCTGATTTTCCTCGGCCAGGACGGCCAGCCCGGCGGTGACGGCTACAAGGCCGACATCGGCAACTGGCAGTAA
- the gspE gene encoding type II secretion system ATPase GspE — translation MSLSVAPIDSHYLPTQGVEQVCAWLLDNGHLKASDLERARWLAQESEGSTLVELLTRLGLVSELDLAKAWAATLQAPLLLADAVQLCEEPLPTVNERFLRHYRLVPLGIHGDGIHVLAANPGDDYALQALRYACERPVYVSVGAASEVDALIEKLYGQGRSAMGSLIETLDEHSGAEDDIEHLRDLASEAPVIRLVNLILQRAVEQRASDIHIEPFESQLKVRYRIDGVLHEAEAPPSTSSAAIISRLKIMARLDIAERRLPQDGRIMLRIQGKELDLRVSTVPTSFGESVVMRLLDRQTVSFHFPSLGMDGERLSTFLDVLENPHGILLVTGPTGSGKTTTLYTALSRLNTAERKIITVEDPVEYQLEGINQIQVKPSIGLDFAGALRSIVRQDPDVIMIGEMRDLETCRIAIQSSLTGHLVLSTLHTNSAAASITRLLDMGVESYLIASTVKGILAQRLVRRLDPQTRVPFEAPLELIAEHGLERFTTQRPIMLYRPASELPGGGYHGRSALTELLVMNEELRSLLMRQADAATLEQAARRGGLRTLYEEGLRQAVAGITSLEEVLRVTRGD, via the coding sequence GTGTCTTTATCCGTCGCCCCCATCGATAGCCATTACTTGCCGACACAGGGTGTCGAGCAGGTGTGTGCCTGGCTGCTGGACAATGGCCACCTCAAGGCCAGCGACCTGGAGCGGGCACGGTGGTTGGCACAGGAATCGGAAGGCAGCACGCTGGTGGAATTGCTGACCCGCCTGGGGCTGGTGTCCGAACTGGACCTGGCCAAGGCGTGGGCCGCGACCTTGCAGGCGCCTTTGCTGCTGGCCGACGCCGTGCAGCTTTGCGAAGAGCCCTTGCCCACCGTCAACGAGCGGTTTCTGCGTCATTACCGCTTGGTGCCGCTGGGCATCCATGGCGACGGCATTCATGTACTGGCCGCCAACCCGGGCGACGACTATGCCTTGCAGGCATTGCGCTACGCCTGTGAAAGACCGGTGTATGTGTCGGTGGGGGCCGCCAGTGAGGTCGACGCCTTGATCGAGAAGCTCTATGGCCAGGGGCGGTCGGCCATGGGTTCGTTGATAGAAACCCTCGACGAGCACAGCGGTGCCGAAGACGATATCGAGCACCTGCGCGACCTGGCGTCGGAAGCGCCGGTGATCCGCCTGGTCAACCTGATCCTGCAACGCGCAGTGGAGCAGCGGGCTTCGGACATTCACATCGAACCTTTCGAGAGCCAGCTCAAGGTGCGCTATCGCATCGACGGCGTACTGCACGAGGCCGAGGCCCCGCCATCGACCTCGTCGGCGGCGATCATCTCGCGCCTCAAGATCATGGCGCGCCTGGATATCGCCGAACGCCGCCTGCCTCAGGACGGCCGCATCATGCTGCGCATCCAAGGCAAGGAGCTGGACCTGAGGGTCAGCACCGTGCCCACCAGCTTCGGCGAATCGGTGGTGATGCGCCTGCTCGATCGCCAGACCGTGAGCTTCCACTTTCCCAGCCTGGGCATGGATGGCGAGCGGCTGAGCACGTTCCTGGACGTGCTGGAGAATCCCCACGGCATTCTGCTGGTGACCGGCCCCACCGGTTCGGGCAAGACCACCACCTTGTACACCGCGCTGTCGCGGCTCAACACCGCCGAGCGCAAGATCATCACCGTCGAAGACCCGGTGGAGTACCAGCTCGAAGGCATCAACCAGATTCAGGTCAAACCCAGCATCGGTCTGGATTTCGCAGGGGCCCTGCGCTCCATCGTGCGCCAGGACCCGGACGTCATCATGATCGGTGAGATGCGCGACCTGGAAACCTGCCGCATCGCCATCCAGTCCTCGCTCACCGGCCACCTGGTGCTGTCGACGCTGCACACCAACAGCGCCGCGGCCAGTATCACCCGCCTGCTGGACATGGGCGTGGAAAGCTACCTGATCGCGTCCACCGTCAAGGGCATTCTGGCCCAGCGCCTGGTGCGCCGGCTCGACCCGCAGACCCGTGTGCCCTTCGAGGCACCGCTCGAACTGATCGCCGAGCATGGGCTGGAGCGCTTCACGACGCAGCGCCCGATCATGCTCTACCGACCCGCCAGCGAGCTGCCCGGCGGCGGTTACCACGGCCGCAGCGCCCTCACCGAGTTGCTGGTCATGAACGAAGAGCTGCGCTCGTTGCTCATGCGCCAGGCCGATGCCGCCACCCTCGAACAGGCCGCGCGCCGCGGTGGCCTGCGTACCTTGTATGAAGAAGGTTTGCGCCAGGCGGTGGCCGGTATCACCTCGCTCGAAGAGGTGCTGCGCGTCACGCGCGGCGACTGA
- the gspF gene encoding type II secretion system inner membrane protein GspF: MAYFKYRAVDADGTSRQGSLEASDRDAAARVLQQRGLLLLSLDSDVQASLGGTRQRGVMNAAALVGFTQQLATLLGAGQPLERSLGILLKQAGEPRRRALLERVREQVKAGKPLSQALEEEHGQFSSLYLSMVRAGEAGGSLEHTLHQLADYLERSQKVRGEVINALIYPIFLVVGVLGSLALLLAYVVPQFVPIFRDLGVPIPLITQAILGLGEFLSGYGLLLLAALVALVWGVAVARRNPQRRQRHDRRVLSVKVLGPLLQRIEVARLARTLGTLLNNGVALLQAMTIVRQVCGNHALREQVEQATQWVKGGGTLAQAFGEQPLLPELALQMIEVGEQSGNLDTMLLKVADVFDVEAKRGIDRLLAALVPSLTVVMAVMVAVIMLAIMLPLMSLTSNI, from the coding sequence ATGGCCTATTTCAAGTACCGGGCAGTGGACGCCGACGGCACCAGCCGTCAAGGCAGCCTGGAAGCCAGCGATCGCGATGCCGCCGCACGGGTACTGCAACAGCGTGGGCTGTTGCTGCTGAGTCTGGACAGCGATGTTCAGGCCAGCCTTGGCGGTACGCGCCAGCGCGGTGTCATGAATGCCGCCGCGCTGGTCGGCTTTACCCAGCAACTGGCAACGCTGCTCGGGGCGGGGCAACCGCTGGAGCGTTCGTTGGGCATCCTGTTGAAACAGGCTGGCGAACCTCGGCGCCGGGCCCTGCTGGAGCGTGTGCGCGAGCAGGTCAAGGCCGGCAAGCCGTTGAGCCAGGCGCTGGAAGAGGAACACGGACAGTTCTCCAGTCTTTACCTGAGCATGGTGCGCGCCGGGGAAGCAGGCGGCTCGCTGGAGCACACCCTGCACCAGTTGGCCGACTACCTGGAGCGCAGCCAGAAAGTGCGTGGCGAAGTGATCAACGCGCTGATCTATCCGATTTTCCTGGTGGTCGGCGTGCTCGGCTCGCTGGCCTTGCTGCTGGCCTATGTGGTGCCGCAGTTCGTGCCCATCTTCCGCGACCTGGGCGTGCCCATTCCTCTGATCACCCAGGCGATCCTTGGCCTGGGTGAATTTCTGAGCGGCTATGGGCTGCTCCTGCTCGCCGCCCTGGTGGCGCTGGTCTGGGGTGTTGCCGTGGCGCGACGCAATCCCCAGCGGCGCCAGCGACACGACCGTCGTGTGCTGTCGGTCAAGGTGCTGGGCCCGTTGCTGCAACGCATCGAAGTCGCGCGGCTGGCGCGAACCCTGGGCACCTTGCTGAACAACGGCGTGGCCTTGCTGCAGGCCATGACCATCGTGCGCCAGGTGTGCGGCAACCATGCCTTGCGCGAACAGGTGGAACAGGCCACGCAATGGGTCAAGGGCGGCGGCACTTTGGCGCAGGCCTTCGGCGAGCAGCCGCTGCTGCCGGAGCTGGCCTTGCAGATGATCGAGGTGGGCGAACAGTCCGGCAACCTCGACACCATGCTGCTCAAGGTGGCCGACGTGTTCGACGTCGAGGCCAAGCGTGGCATCGACCGCTTGCTGGCCGCCCTGGTGCCCAGCCTGACCGTGGTGATGGCGGTGATGGTGGCGGTGATCATGCTCGCCATCATGCTGCCGCTGATGAGTCTTACCAGTAACATTTGA
- a CDS encoding type II secretion system protein GspL: protein MKQRLTQRLAPLQARLHSQWRASPAPGLWRAWLHELRQSLPARWRDRLLPQVSERSIRWPLSEPLDSAPGERLVLLLPADTVMAQTLQLPLAAIRDLHSVVGFELDKYTPFPRERMHYVARLQSRGKTQAQVLLVAIVQERLTQMLDQCRDRGLTFVAVDGLDRAGQPLGVDLLPADRRPPRSGHDRLTRYLALGCVALTLACMLLWLDARSDRLASMQDSVAAQREQVQQVQALRQELANTQGAARYLAQQKAAKPTLTSVLVDLTGCLGADTWIEQLEIAEDGTLSISGQSAKASTLITRVKACQTLVDARFQGIIQPDEKTAKERFSLRAQLRKEPADAP, encoded by the coding sequence ATGAAGCAACGACTCACACAACGCCTGGCGCCGCTGCAGGCACGCTTGCACAGCCAGTGGCGCGCATCGCCGGCCCCTGGGCTGTGGCGGGCATGGCTGCACGAATTGCGCCAGTCGCTGCCCGCCCGCTGGCGCGATCGGTTGCTGCCGCAGGTGAGCGAGCGCTCGATTCGCTGGCCCTTGTCAGAGCCTCTCGACAGCGCTCCGGGCGAGCGCCTGGTGCTGCTGCTGCCCGCCGACACGGTGATGGCCCAGACCCTGCAATTGCCCTTGGCAGCCATTCGCGACCTGCACAGCGTGGTGGGTTTCGAGCTGGACAAGTACACGCCCTTCCCCCGCGAGCGCATGCACTACGTGGCGCGCCTGCAAAGCCGGGGCAAGACCCAGGCGCAGGTGTTGCTGGTGGCCATCGTGCAGGAGCGTCTGACGCAGATGCTGGATCAGTGTCGCGACCGTGGCCTGACGTTCGTGGCCGTGGACGGCCTGGACCGTGCCGGTCAGCCTCTGGGCGTCGACCTGTTGCCAGCGGATCGCCGCCCCCCTCGCTCCGGACATGACCGCCTGACCCGCTACCTGGCGCTGGGGTGCGTGGCTTTGACCCTGGCCTGCATGCTGCTGTGGCTGGACGCCCGCAGCGACCGCCTGGCCAGCATGCAGGACAGCGTGGCCGCCCAGCGCGAGCAGGTGCAGCAAGTGCAGGCGTTGCGTCAGGAGCTGGCCAACACCCAGGGCGCTGCGCGCTATCTGGCGCAGCAGAAAGCCGCAAAGCCGACCCTGACCAGCGTGCTGGTGGACCTGACCGGTTGCCTGGGTGCCGACACCTGGATCGAGCAGTTGGAAATCGCCGAGGACGGCACGCTTTCCATCAGCGGGCAGAGCGCCAAGGCCAGCACCTTGATCACCCGGGTCAAAGCCTGCCAGACCCTGGTCGATGCGCGATTCCAGGGCATCATCCAACCCGACGAAAAAACCGCCAAGGAGCGTTTTTCGCTGCGCGCCCAGTTGCGCAAGGAGCCTGCCGATGCGCCGTGA